The sequence CTTGATCACATTGTCTGGGCCTACGATGAGATTATGAATAATAATACAGTGATTGGGTTATTTAGGAATAAGTTTAAGGATGATAGGGAGGTTGATAAGGTCTTAAACGAGTTGTCTAAGCATGTTGTTGCTTCAATCACTGATTTCTACAGTGGGTTGAGGAAGTGGGTTCTTAGTAATGAGTTAAGGAAGCCTTCATATACGCAGTACTTCATAGTTAATGAAGTATTAAGAAGGCTCTCACCCAATGAATATTTAATAGTCATTGAAGCCAATGAGGATTATTTCTACTTAGGACTTCTTAGGGACGTCTCATTAACGAACACTATAATTAAGTTAAGTTAATAATGAATCCATGTAAGGCAGCTTCATCCATTTCTATAATAATATTGAATTACCAAGACAAATAATCTACTAACATCAATAACCTGGCAGTAATTCATGGTAGTAACGCCCTACTACTTATTTGCTAATTTTGTAATTAATGACAGGACAAAACCAATGCTTAATAGGTCTTGTATATAAATGGATATAAATAAGCTTATTGGCTTATTATTGAAGCTATTTTTATACTTTTATATTCTATTCCCTTATTAATTTAATTTTTATAGGTATCTGTTAAGAAATATGTGTAATATAATTGAAAGTTATTTATTTATTTCTGAATAGATTATTAAATTATTTTACATAAAACGTGATAATACGTGTAATAATGTTTATATATCGTGAAGTCAAGTTTTTGACTGATGATCACCGTAATATTCGATCTACTAAAGATGCTGGAATTCGTAATCGCAGGTATTGTGGCTGGCTTACTCGGTGCCCTGGCTGGGCTTGGCGGTGGCGTTGTTTTAACGCCAGTATTAACGTTGTTCCTGAGCGTACCAATAATATACGCCACGGGCTCCGCATTAATATCGACAATATCCACATCAGCCGGCTCAGCCAGTGTATATGTCAAGAAGAGACTAGCCAATGACAGGATAGGCATTAGCCTAGTCACCGCAACAACCACGGGTGCAATAATAGGTTCATTAACAGCAAATTTCGTATATGCACACGGCCTCACTTGGATCATATATGTAATATTTGGCGTAGTACTACTGGCTTCAATAGTGCCAACGGTGCAAAGGAGCACTTGTGAATTACCGCCACTAAGGGACCCGGATCGAACAACCAAGGTCTTCAAACTCTATGGAGTGTGCTATGACCCAGCACTAAAGATTTGGTATAAGTATTGGGGTGTTCGTTGGTGGCTCGGCTGGCTTATCATGCTCTTCGCTGGCTTCATTAGTGGGTTATTGGGTATTGGTAGTGGGGCCCTTAAGGTCCTTGCCATGGATTGGGGAATGAACTTGCCCATGAAGGTGAGTACAACAACGAGTAACTTCATGATAGGAGTGACAGCGGCGACTAGCGGCTCGCTATATTGGTTCTTTGGGTACATAAGTCCATTCATAGCTGCATGCACGGCGATTGGTGTCCTGCTTGGTTCGAGGATTGGCACTAGGATGCTCATGTACGTGACCAATAGGCAGGTTAGGTGGGTCTTTGTATCGATACTGGCTTATTTGGGCTTTAGGATGGTTCTTAGGGGTCTCGGTAGGGAGGGCATGCTGCCGATAACGTCAATGGAAAGAAACATAGTGGCTGCAGTATTCGCATCGATAATAATAATTTCCCTCTACTTCGTATTCACGTACAAGTACCAGGAAACCCAAGACATGACGCTGAGTATTTACCAGGCTCAGCAGGAGAATCCGGGAAAGATTGAGCTTAAGTTCATAAATATAACGAGTAATCTCCTTAAGTACGGCGTCTTCATAAGTATCGCGCTATTAATTCTCGGTCTTATACTCATCTTTGTTCATGGTGGTGGATTGGGAATACCGCTTAATAAGATCGTTGATCCCAATGGACATGTTGATACCTCGGCAATATCGATAATGAGCGTTGTTGTTGGTGATTTAAGGCTTGATGGGCTAAGCCTAATGCTAACAGGGTTATTGGTTTTAATAGCAATACCGGTGATCATGGTTTCACTAAACCTCGCTAGGTTCGCCATGGAGAGAGATGTACTATATACAGTACTTGCAGCAATAACCCTGGTCAACCTGTTCCTCGCAATATTCGTACTTCCGGTAATAATACTTCATGTGTAGGGTGCTTAAAATGTATGTAGTTACCCAAGCCCTGGCAAACCTGGGCTTAATAGCAGTTTGTGGCTTAGGAGCTGGCATACTCGGGGGACTACTTGGGCTCGGTGGTGCCGTTATACTAACGCCACTATTAACAATTCTGCTTAACCTGCCAATACAGTACTCCGCCGGCATTAGTCTCGTGTCTGCAATATCCACGTCAATAATGGCTGGCTCCAGGTTCCTGAGGATGGGCTTACCAAACACTAAGGTTTTCATAGCATTATCCTCAGCAGGCACCACTGGAGCCATAATGGGGTCGTTGATGGCGTACCACATAATAAACTCGGGCTATAACTGGATCCTTTACCTAGTGTTTAGTGGTGTCATGTACATGGCAATGGCCCTCGTGGCAAGGCCCAAGCAACACGTGGTAACGGCATTACCAGTAGACGTAAGGGATTCCTACGTAGTCACCGGGTCCTACCTGGACCAGGCCCTGAAGGTCTATGTGAACTACGGAATACGAAGAAGCAACCTACTCAAGGCATGGGGAGTTATGCTCTTTGGAGGCGTGATATCGGGCCTCCTTGGGATCGGAGGCGGGCCAATAAACATGCTAGCCCTGTACTGGGCTGCCGAGATGCCGATAAAGGTTGCTTCAGCAACCAGCAACCTAATAGTCGGGGCCACGGCGGCAACCAGCGGAACACTTTACTGGTTCTTTGGTTATATACAGCCGTTCATGGCCATGGCATCAGTGATAGGCATAGTGATTGGCGCAAACATATCAACGCACATACTACCCAAGGCCAGGGGATCCACAATAAAGATACTACTGCTCTCAATATTCTCATACCTAGCATACAGAATGCTACTATCTGGATTGAAGAGGGGAGGGATCTTCGTATTGCCAACAGGCATTGAGTATGTAACGTCGTTCATGGTACTAATAATAACACTGGGAATACTATTTGCATTGCGTAAATACATTAATGATTAATATACGGTTAAGGTTTATTAATTTACGTTAAATAATTCCTTAATCCATGACATTAACGTTATCATCCATAATAGCGGAGCTACTGAAGGAGCTAGCTGGTGATAGGAATATCGAGGAATTCATAATCGATTTAATTACAGAGAAGCTTGATCCGCATCGTAGAATTGAGATTTACTTAAGCTTCATGAGGATTACTTAAAGTCAGCCGAAGAGATGCATACCAAGGGTAACCCAGCCCAGACCAGTGATAGGTATTGGGTGCCGTGGTGGCTTTGTTAAACGCCATTACTGAGGCAAGAGAATCTACAGTCATAGGGATTACTACGTAATAATTGAAAGACTGCATAAATAGATTAATGATAAATCGATCCTAACTAACTTCAGCATGGTCGAGAGACTTCATGCAAACTTCTACCACAACTTCATGACCAGGGAAGGCTTTGAAACGCATAGGGAGGCCGTGCTTGAATTGGTAAATAAAATGAGTAAAATTTCGAAGAACCCGAGTGAGACTTGATGAGCGTTTTTCATAGTTGCCGATAATGTGACGGCTCAATTCTTTAGCCATACTGGCAAGGTTTCATTACTAATCAGCAGCCAGAAACATCAACCACCCATCATTAATACACTGGTTGAGAGATAGATTGATTTACGTAACTTCACTTAATACACTGAACGCAGAACTGGCGGCCCCGGTGGGATTCGAACCCACGACCTACGGCTTAGAAGGCCGCCGCTCTATCCATGCTGAGCTACGGGGCCTTGGTATGATTAGTTACTTGGTTTTTTAGCTTTTCTCGTCTAGGCCCTTAGTACCCTTATTGCGAAGCTAAATGCCTTTTCCTCACCTGGTCTTATTATGGTTAGTCCCATGCCATTGTGATATGCATCCGGTGTTCCACTCATTGGTTCTATTGCTATGGCGTTAGGCACTCCCGTGAATATCTGAACGTAAGGCATGCCCTGCCTTATGATCTTGATCGCCGAATGTTGGGACTCCAGTGTTATGTCTCCATTAATTAGGAAGCAGTCATCAAATTCTCTCCTTCCCATGATGTTTAGGTTAAATGGTATTAATTTACCGGTTGGTATTTTATTAATTGTTTCACACATTAATGCTTTCCCCTGGGTATTTATCCTCCAGTCATTAGAGGCTATGAAGTATGGATGAGCACCAACTACCAAAGGCGCACCTCTGAGCCCCGTATTTTTAACAATGAACTCAACATCGAGTCCTCCTTCAACTAGTGCGTATTTGACCATTGATGTTAATTCCGTTGGGTAACCAGGGTGATTAAGAACATGCTTGAGCGATATACTGTTCTCACTGGTGGATGTTACGCTCCATTCCTCGTTTAAGACAAGACCATGAATTGCATGGCCCTCCTTATTCCTAGGTAGCGAATACTTTATTCCTTCAAACTCATACTCCCCATCCCTGACCCTATTCGCGAAGGGTATCATTATTGCTATGCCACTCCACGTTGGTCTGTCAGGATCGCCAGGTAGTATTATGTCCTTACCTGAGACCGACCACTCGAGTAAGTACGCGCCCCTATTGCATATGACAGCTCTAGAGACGTAACCGCCTACTTCGAGGCACCTCACGGTGTTATTTTATTATGGCTTGCTAATTTGTTTTTCGTACTCGGTCTGTGAAAAATACTTTTAAATTGATTATTTAATCAAGCCGTAATGAGCAAGGCAAAGGCCGTTAGTAAAGCTAGGATGGAACCAGTTACCCGAACAATACCCAGTATTCCGCTTGATGTGAGGGCCACGCAGTGGCTTGCTTTTCTGTCGGCCCTAGTGCCATTCACACTACTGGCCTACTACGTTAGGTTATACCCAGTGCTGATTTACGGCTGGTACATAAACGAGTTCGACCCATACATAAGGCTCTTCATGGCTGAACAAATGCTTAAGTACGGAACAATCAAGGGACTCCTCTGGTGGCTCCATAAGGGCTACGGCGCATTATTCACACACTTCTGGTACCCATGGGGAGCCAATTGGACAACCATATTGTCACCTGGTGTTTCCTGGCTCGGTGTACTCGCTTACAAGGTACTATCACACTTCGGCTTCGACCTACTACAATCAGTTATTCTACTCCCGGCAATAGCTAATGCTGCGGTTGTACCGGCAATGTTTTACCTTGGTTATAGGCTTGGTGGTAAGTATGTAGGTATATTGGCAGCCCTATGGTCTGTATTCACCACTATGTTCCTGCAGAGGGGCACGGCAGGTTGGTTTGCCGCGGAGCCCATATTCCAATTCATAGCCACCCTAGGCATTGCCTTCTATATCGAGTCCTTAGTGAGGAAGGACAATTACTGGATACTCTTTGCAATAATTTCGGCAATATTCAACGGAATAACGACTTGGGTGTGGGGTTCCTACGTATTCCTATGGAACTTCTACGGATTATTCACAATAATAGTATTACTTTACCTGCTCATTAGGATAGCCAGGAGGCAGAACCTGCCCTTCACCATTGACAAGCTTGTGATAACCTACGTACTCACTGACCTTGGGTTCTCAGCCTTCGTAGCAATAACACCAAGGTACGGCTTCCACACACTGATATCTGGAATGGGCGGCGTAGCCAATGCAGCCCTACTATTCTCAATAATAGCCTATGCACTAATTAAATTATATCCAAGGTATCCAAGGATCATGGTGCCCGTGGTCAGGTACTTCCTAGTCGCCATTGTTGTACTTGTTGCCGTAGTCATCGGATTAAGCTTCACTTCAATAGGTGGTAAGTTCCTTGGCGCCATAGCGCCACTTGCCAGGAGCGCCATCGTACAGAGCGTTGCTGAGCATTCTCCATCAACGCTCCAGCAGAGTATGTACAATGTCTCAATAACGATACCATTCGTAATATACACAATACTCCTTTCCATAATGTCACTCTCACTACCAGCAGTACTAATTGGCCTTGGGTCCTTGGCGGCTGCGTACTTCGCGTCATCCGAGGTTTGGCTATTCATGCTCCTTGGGTTATTCTGGGTACCTGCTGCAGCATACGGTTTCGTAAAACTCACAGAACTTGTATTGAATAGGCGCGCATTGATTGGTATTTCCCTAGCGGCCCTATTTAGTGTCATACTCGCCATAGCCCTCGTGATTAACATACAACCCGCGCTATCAATGTCCATAATGCCTCAACAAATAGTTAGTACGGTATCACCGCCGTATCCAACGCCCGACTGGCTTGATGCACTTCAATGGCTATCCTATAACACGCCGCCCAACGCCACCGTACTCTCATGGTGGGATTACGGTTATTGGATCTCGATCATAGGGAACAGGACAAGCCTAGCCGATAACTCAACAGTAAACAGCACGCAAATAGCGCTAATAGGTAGGTTCTTCATGTCTAACCCATACAACTACACGGGTGTCCTGGAGGATCTGAATAAACTTCATGACCCACAGTACATACTAATATTCGAGCCATACTACATATATGGACCTGTGAATGCTACGAATACGGGTTTAGGATCAAGCTCGATGTGCATCCTCATACCTGAGTACCCAGCAGGCGGTGACTTTGCAAAGAGTTATTGGATGGCTAGTATAGCCGGTTACTCAAGTAGCTACATAGGAAACACATTCATAGAACCCGTGAAGCTAGGCTCATCATATATTTACTTACCTTATTCCAACATAACAGTAGTCAACAACACATTGGAAGGCTATTCCGCAGCGTATAATGTCACCTTGTATGACTTAATGTTTAACTCCGAAGTATCCAGCGCATCATATTCGGTATGGCTGACATGTACAATGAATGGTATACCAACGTATTGGATATTTGAAAGCATACCAACGGTGATCCCAACAACCAGTGGTTCATCATATACTATAAAACTTATGTATCAAAGCATACTGTCTAACTATGCCGGCATACCGTCGCCACTCCTTTCCTCACCACCACCCTGGGCTCAATTAGTCTATGTCTCTAGACCATATGGTTGGGTGATAATATATAAGGTAAACTATGCATTATTGGAGGCATTGGCGCATAACCAAACGCTTTCGACTCCCTAAAATCACTGACTATTGCTTACTTGAATGCCCTGAAATTAATGCATCCATTATATCCCGGCTTAGTTTAATCCTCCCGCTCATTACCTTCATTAACAGCCTTTGCCTACCATACCTATCCTCAGGCGAGTACTTAGGTGGGTGCGGCACCTCGAGCTCGCCGCCACAGTATGGGCACTTGTCCTTCCTCATTGTGTACCTACCGCAGTTCCTACATCTCCTCAGTATTGAGTCCATAATAGTTCACCTACGTTACTCGCCTACCCTAGTAAAACTGGCCTCGCCGCCCCTCTTCTTTATTTCTGTACTTACTAGGTTAACCACATCCTTTAGTATTTGCTCTAGTTTCTTTGGGTCCTTACCAACAATATCCACCCTATACCTAGGTGGACCTATTGTGTATATCCTAATGCCGTCGGCGCCCTCCTTCTTTGCCAGATCCATTGCCTTTAAAAGCACGTCCCTAACGTGCTTAACACCATCAGGCTTTATGCTTATCATCCTAATGATACCCGAGATCTCCACAGGCTCTGCCTCAATCCTCTCCTTGGCAACCTCCACAATTGCATTAATAACATTATCACTAAGCCCCAGCTTCCTTAGGTCGTCAGGTCCATACTTAACCACATTCTCAAAAATCGATAGGAAATCACCATAATAATCCTCAAGTTTCCATCCAAATTCCCGAAGGGCCGTTTCGAGTGGTATGTTCAACTTCTTTGCAACAAGTTCGAGGAGCTTAACACCCCTAAGCGTTCTCTTCCATCTGGTCAGCTTCTCCTTCTTCTCCTCCTCCCTAACCTTCCTGAGTGAAACATCAACTAGTCTCCTCCTGGCATCAACCCTAATAACCCTAAATACAGTCTTCTGCCCGGGCCTTAGGTAGTCCTTAATCTCGTGAAACCACGACTGAACAACCTCATTAATTGGCGCGTAGGCCTCCATGCCTCCATACTCATCGAGCAGTACATACACGCCGTGCTCCAGTATTCTATATACCGTGCCAACTACGAGCTCACCTATGTCAGGTAATTCCTTCCTGGCTATCCTAACCGTTAATACATTCCTCTTGATATCATCTACCCTCTCCTCTCTCTTACTCATCAATCATTGGCAAGACAGGGTGAATTTAATACTTTTTCGTTTTATTCGTATGTGGTGACCACGGTGGCGCCAACTATCCTACCCCTGCCACCCGTTGGTTCTATGAGAACATTACCGCAGACCAGGCACCTAACTGCCATGGCTGGTCTATCGAAGACCACCTGCTCATTACCACAGTTGTTGCACCTAACCCTTAGGAACCTTGACCTCGGCCTTGGAACAAGTATTGAACGCCAGTTAGTGGGCATACTCACCACCTCACTTTGTCTCAGCCAATTCAACCTTCTTTAATCTACCAAGTTTCCTAAGAACCACATAACCACACTGCCTGCACTGAAGCTTAACAACAACCTTCTTGGTGGTCTTGGAAAACCTCTTCTGCTTTGGTTTCCTGCTTGATCCATAGCCCTTAAGCTTCCTTAAGTACCTCCTCTGTCCCTCGGATAGGTTCCTCCTCTTTCCATGGCTGTATATCGTTACTGAGTGATCCGTGTACGTATTGCACTTTGGGCAATAAACCCTCACAACCTTGGGAAACTTCACGAAGTATCCTCGGGATAAAGCCCCTTTTATATTTTCTCCTTCATTAATTAACGTACAATATCAATTATACCCCTACGTTGCAACTCCCCAGCATCACTCCTGGGTATTGCCGCCACGTCAAACTGGGAAAAGGGACCAAGGGCCACTAGGCGAACACTATACAGCACGGGAAATCCCTTCCTGAATGATACAATTGCTAATTCCCGGGCTTCACCCTTGGGCGTCTCAAGAACCCTCAATTCAAGTAGTGGCATGAAGAACCTCCTCTCTTCCACAAACAATGACCCCTCGGGAATCTCCCTACCCAACTCATAACTCTTCATCAGCTTCTCAATCCTCCTCCTAATGAGCGCCGCTAGGGTTTCCCTGATCATGGCCCTCGTGGATTCAACTAACTCCTTATCAAGTACGTTACCCCCAACTGATAACCTATTGTTTAACTCCTGGATTATCTGGGCGTATGACTCGTAGGGTGGTTTTTGAAGCTCCTCGGTACTTACCTCAAGCTTTACGAAATCCACCAACCTCTTAAGCGCATCATTAATCAACCAACTCACCCCAACCATTAATCACTAGGTACAGACCAATGTATGTGGGCACCTTAATAATACTACCCTCATCACCATTAATCTCCTCGCCAAGAACCCTCCTAACGGGTACCTTCCTAGCAAGCCTAATAGTTAGTGAACCCTTCCTGAACTGCACAGCCTTATCTATAATGAACTCGACACCGCGCTCCAGCTCACTGGGACTTATCCTAATGACTTTAAGACCTGTCTTGCCATGTAGCGAGTTGGGCATTCTAATGAGCCTGTGGATGTCCATGGTAACCACCTCGTCAATATGAACAGAGAGGCGTTCACTAATCATGGCATTGAGAGAACTTAACTTCCGAACTAGGTACTTACCCACTCTCTTCCTTCCGCTAAGCTCATTCAGAAGCTCTGGATCTACTTCGTGAATAACCGAAGCCAATCTGCCACCGATACCCCTCAATCTGGCGTCAATAAGGCTTGCATTACCCCTGATCAAGTGCTCAATATCAAAGCCACGAAGCAGTAGGTAATCAACGATCTCCCTCCTCTCCTCATCAGTCAAGCCCCTAACATCGGGTAACTCAATATGTACATGGTAACCCCTATGCCCACTGAAGAAAATTTTAATTGATGAGTCAGAAAAACCAAAGTCCTCAATGAGAAAATCAAGGAGTTTACCAACCTCCTCTGCTGCGTCACCTAGGCACTCAAGAGTCATTAGCTCAACGCCCTGGCAATTAGGCGTTGGTAAGTGATCACCATCGATATCAAAGACCAGGTCAGCGCCCAACCAATCCTTGGCATCCATGTCCTGATTAGTGGGATTCCCATAAAGGGCAGCCGAGTAGTAAATGTGGGATGGTACATTGTTTATTATGTACCGTCTCAACTCATCACTGCCCCTAAAACCAATATGCCTAATCATGCCCTCCTTATCTAGGAATTGAAAACCAAACTCCCTCCTCTCTAAATCGCTGACCTCCGACAGGTCAATACCCCTATAATAATTCCTAAATAAAACCCTCACCAATTCAATAAAGCCAGGCATGCCCATTGCCTCATACCGGTAATCATTAAAATTGTTTTTACCACCTAATAACCATATTGTTTTTAGTATTACTCAATCATTGGCGCTATGTAGTATGTTAACTTACCACCCATGGGTATCTCAAACGTTAATGCAATGGGCTTCTGTGTGGCAAACTCCACGGTAACTATATCACTAATCCTGTAGGCCCTTGAAATAGTATCAACCAGGTAATCAAGGCTGTACTTGGCGGTGGCTGGTTCCTTTAGGTCATACTCGAACATTACCTCGCCCTCCCTCTCAAACTTAACCTCAACATCACCCTTATCACTACTCGCCGATACATATAGACCATCATCCTTTGCATCAAACTTAACAGCATCGGCAATAACATCAGCATCCTTTAGAGCCTCATTCAATGAGTCACTGGATATCTTAGCCAATACCGTATACACCACCTTTGGTGTTGGCAGTTCCTCGGCACCAATATCAATGAGCGGTAGCGTCATCGTCCTTGAGGCCTTGCCAACAAGCCTAACCCTAAGCTTGCCTTCACTCACCTCCATACTTAATTTATCACCCTTCCTAATCCTCCTCAGTAACTTCTTGAAGTCATCAAAGTTAACTCCAATCTTAACTTCCTCATTGAGACCTTCTGGAAATTCCTCAAAGGCCTCCCTGGGTATCAATAAGTCGATCATAGCCGTCCTTGATGGATCTAAAGCCCTCAACTTAAGTCCGTCACTAGCTAACGTAAAGTTCGCCTCCTCAATCAACGCAGACACAGCATCTATTATCTGCAAGAACTCCCTGGCGTCTGGATACGTTATCTTAACCTCAGACATCGCATTACTCAACCGCCGCCTAAATATAAACTCTACATCCTTAACAGAAACAATATTATCTCTAGCCACGCCTTACTCGTACTCACGCCATACGTGGCCACATTTCGTGCACTTGTAAAACCTGGTTGGCGGTTCATCCGCAGCCCTGGTCTGCTGAACCCAGAAATAGGCCTCATCATTACCGCACTTTGGGCAAGTCTTCCTAACCTTCGGCAGCGCCTCCTCACCAGTCTTTGCCAGCACTATTGGCTTATCATCCTTCTTACTCAACGTCGTCTTCTCAACAAGCTTGGCATTACCAGAATCAACCTCCTCAGTATAGCCACACTTCGGACACCTCCAAAACGCCCTCCCACCCTCCTTTGCTAAAACCATCATACTCCTGCATCTTGGGCAGAACTTAATGGCCATTGCCCAAACCCGCAAAGCAACCTATTTATTAAGCCTTCTGGCTATTAGGTAATGACAGACCTCTTCCTTGTTCTTGGGGTTGGTTCGTTGTCTTCATCTTAATTGTCAGTGGTCTTTGGTTATTTTACCCGTCTGGCGGTGGGTCATTGGCCAAGGCCTCCGGCCCATTACCCCCTTGACCTAGGCCCCACCTGGGTAATCCACCCCCACTTAAGTACACAACATACCCAGCAAACCCACATACCACAAAACCCCAAAGACAAAAATCAATCCAAGAGCAAGGCTTGTCATACCTCGTGGTCACGGCTAGCCATATCCAGCAAATGCTTATTAACCCTAATTACCCCGCGTAATTGATCAGCCTTGGTCAGTGTTAGGGACGTACCAGCGGACCTACTAATTAGGGAGTTAGCCAAGTACCTAAAGGAAAACGTGCCTCAGGTAAAGCCGCCGGACTGGGCGTTATTTGTTAAGACAGGCCCGAATAAGGACAGAGTACCAATGCAGGATGATTGGTGGTACATAAGGGCAGCGGCAATACTGAGGAAGGTCTACTTGAACGGTCCAGTGGGACTTGGCAGCCTAAGAATGGCCTTTAGCTACAGGGCTAAGATAGGCACTGGCGCAAGGAGCGAGAGGACCAGGAAGGCCGGTGGCGCTATAATTAGGAACATACTGCATCAACTGGAGACCGCAGGCCTTGTTACAAAAGTGAAGACTGGCAGGGTGGTAACACCACAGGGTAAGTCATTACTTGACAAAATAGCGGCCAACATATTTAAGGAATTAACCAAGAAAAGCCCAGAATTAACCAAGTACTTAACGCCAAAGACGGCCACGGAATAACCCACATTCACATCATAAGAAATTGGGATTTAAGGTTAATAAATAGGTATGC is a genomic window of Vulcanisaeta souniana JCM 11219 containing:
- the pcn gene encoding proliferating cell nuclear antigen (pcna) → MSEVKITYPDAREFLQIIDAVSALIEEANFTLASDGLKLRALDPSRTAMIDLLIPREAFEEFPEGLNEEVKIGVNFDDFKKLLRRIRKGDKLSMEVSEGKLRVRLVGKASRTMTLPLIDIGAEELPTPKVVYTVLAKISSDSLNEALKDADVIADAVKFDAKDDGLYVSASSDKGDVEVKFEREGEVMFEYDLKEPATAKYSLDYLVDTISRAYRISDIVTVEFATQKPIALTFEIPMGGKLTYYIAPMIE
- a CDS encoding transcription factor S; this encodes MAIKFCPRCRSMMVLAKEGGRAFWRCPKCGYTEEVDSGNAKLVEKTTLSKKDDKPIVLAKTGEEALPKVRKTCPKCGNDEAYFWVQQTRAADEPPTRFYKCTKCGHVWREYE
- a CDS encoding 30S ribosomal protein S19e codes for the protein MVSVRDVPADLLIRELAKYLKENVPQVKPPDWALFVKTGPNKDRVPMQDDWWYIRAAAILRKVYLNGPVGLGSLRMAFSYRAKIGTGARSERTRKAGGAIIRNILHQLETAGLVTKVKTGRVVTPQGKSLLDKIAANIFKELTKKSPELTKYLTPKTATE